Part of the Candidatus Hinthialibacter antarcticus genome, CACCTACGGCGCGCTCGCCTATCAAACCCGCTTCGTCCGCCAGAATTTATTAGAAGTCTTTAAGCAAGACTACATCCTCACCGCCCGCGCCAAGGGCGTCGATGAAGCAACCGTTATCATCAAGCACGGGTTCCGCAATACGCTGATCCCGCTGGTGACGCTCTTTGGATTGACCTTCCCGCAAATTTTAGGCGGCTCGGTCATTCTCGAAGTCATGTTTAACTGGCCGGGAATCGGGCGCTTGTTCTTTGAAAGCATCCTGCAACGCGACTACCCCACCATCATGGCGTTGTCTTTCATTACCGCCATGTTGGTTTTGCTAGGAACCTTAATCGCCGACTTGCTATACGCCGTTGTGGATCCGAGGGTGCGTTATGAGTAAGGCGCCCGCCGGACGTTCACTGGGCCGCATCGCCTGGGACTCGTTCCGCCGCAACAGGCGCGGCATGGCGGGCTTGTTGTTCATCCTGCTGATGGCGGCGACCGCGTTCTTCAGTCCATTGCTCGCCAACCGTCAACCGATTGTTTGTCATTACCAGGGGCAGTGGCATTTTCCCGCGCTGATCGAAGTCGTCCACAAAATCCCCTTCACAAAACGCATCATCGACAAGAAGCCTCCGTTCAGCCAAGTCACGTTTAACGCCAAGCGCTCAATCAGCGAAGATGATTTTACCGTCTGGCCTTTAATCAAATATGGCCCGACCGAAACCTCTTATGACTCTCTCAGGCCGCCGAGCGCTGAACACTGGCTGGGCACCGACCAGAACGGACGCGACATCGCCGCCCGCATCATCTACGGGACCATCGTGTCGCTGCAAGTCGGCATGGTTTCGATGGGCATCGCCGCGCTGCTAGGAATCGTACTCGGTGCATTAGCGGGTTATTTTGGCGGCTGGATCGACATCACCATTTCGCGCATCATCGAGATCGTCCAGTGCTTCCCTACCTTCTTTTTGATTTTATCGATCCTCGCCTGGTTGGAGCCTAGCATCATCAACGTCATGATCGTCATCGGTTTCACCAGTTGGACGTCGATTGCGCGTTATGCGCGCGGCGAGTTCATTCGCCTGCAAAATGAAGATTACGTTCTGGCGGCAAAATCGCTGGGCTGTTCATCGGGCCGTATTATGTTTATTCATCTGTTGCCCAATTCGGTCGCGCCCATCCTGGTTACCATCACCTTTGGCATCGCCTACGCAATTTTGGCCGAAGCGGGGCTTTCGTGGCTGGGCTTCGGCGTCCAACAACCCGACCCGTCCTGGGGCAATATCCTGCGCGAGGCTTATGATTCCATCCGTTCCGCCTCG contains:
- a CDS encoding ABC transporter permease; translation: MSKAPAGRSLGRIAWDSFRRNRRGMAGLLFILLMAATAFFSPLLANRQPIVCHYQGQWHFPALIEVVHKIPFTKRIIDKKPPFSQVTFNAKRSISEDDFTVWPLIKYGPTETSYDSLRPPSAEHWLGTDQNGRDIAARIIYGTIVSLQVGMVSMGIAALLGIVLGALAGYFGGWIDITISRIIEIVQCFPTFFLILSILAWLEPSIINVMIVIGFTSWTSIARYARGEFIRLQNEDYVLAAKSLGCSSGRIMFIHLLPNSVAPILVTITFGIAYAILAEAGLSWLGFGVQQPDPSWGNILREAYDSIRSASYMVYPPCVAIFLAVLSYNLVGDALRDAIDPRLAGE